A genomic region of Solidesulfovibrio sp. contains the following coding sequences:
- a CDS encoding EI24 domain-containing protein, which translates to MLVAFPQALAAHARGIRFALANKGYLLLVAVPFGLTLVLYLAGFGLLAAWGDRLTALAWSPEAAGSGGLLGALYWLYAHVAKYLLYLLTMVLMYFLFMVTANILASPLYDGIAGRMLARARGAAGRENPLAWWRIMGEEVKKAVFVAALPVLLVFVPVAGQLLAPLAAAGLLAFDFLDFAFCRDEPRFAVRLRRAAAQPLTLLGFGLPLLVPILNIVLFPFAICGATLLYLDTLGRAEGRPDSK; encoded by the coding sequence ATGCTCGTCGCCTTTCCCCAGGCCCTGGCCGCCCATGCCCGGGGCATCCGTTTCGCCCTGGCCAACAAGGGGTATCTGCTTCTTGTCGCCGTGCCCTTCGGGCTGACCCTGGTGCTGTACCTCGCCGGCTTCGGCCTGCTGGCGGCCTGGGGAGACCGGCTGACGGCCCTGGCCTGGTCGCCCGAGGCCGCCGGTTCGGGCGGCCTGCTCGGGGCGCTCTACTGGCTGTACGCCCATGTGGCCAAGTACCTGCTGTACCTGCTGACCATGGTCCTCATGTATTTTCTGTTCATGGTCACGGCCAACATCCTGGCTTCGCCGCTGTACGACGGCATCGCCGGGCGCATGCTCGCCCGGGCCAGGGGGGCGGCCGGCCGGGAGAACCCCCTGGCCTGGTGGCGCATCATGGGCGAGGAAGTCAAAAAGGCCGTGTTCGTGGCCGCGCTGCCGGTGCTGCTCGTCTTCGTGCCGGTGGCCGGCCAGTTGCTGGCCCCGCTCGCCGCCGCCGGCCTGCTCGCCTTCGACTTCCTGGACTTCGCCTTTTGCCGCGACGAACCCCGTTTCGCGGTCAGGCTGCGCCGGGCGGCCGCCCAGCCTCTGACCCTGCTTGGTTTCGGCCTGCCGCTGCTCGTCCCGATTCTCAACATTGTGCTTTTCCCGTTCGCCATCTGCGGCGCGACCCTGCTCTATTTGGACACCTTGGGCCGCGCCGAGGGTCGTCCCGACAGCAAATGA